A genomic stretch from Carassius auratus strain Wakin chromosome 35, ASM336829v1, whole genome shotgun sequence includes:
- the LOC113054533 gene encoding trace amine-associated receptor 13c-like, whose translation MDYETEDHEIQYCFPAINSSCIKGKRLSYEYNIMYVFFSLLSAWTVFLNLLVIISISHFKKLHTPTNLIILSLAVTDMLVGLIVMPVDAIKLIETCWYFGDTFCDVFMIIMVLLISTSICNLVLIAVDRYVAVCHPLLYPKKITMTKTLISICLCWFFSSTYNIGYSLSGRYFAASQRSDVCYGKCYLEISFSWTLTDLFFSFLLPCTLIITLYLRIFYVAHQQVKVINSLMKSGKCVTEGSVRRKSESKAALTLGIIVTVYLLWYIPYIVSATGTTVISPATVTFLLWSLYVNSGLNPLIYALFYRWFKITVKHILTFKILEPASSLVDIFKDY comes from the coding sequence ATGGACTATGAGACAGAGGATCATGAGATTCAGTACTGCTTTCCTGCCATCAACTCATCATGTATCAAGGGAAAGCGCTTGAGTTATGAATACAATatcatgtatgtatttttttcattgctgtcagcatggactgtgtttctgaacctgctggtgatcatctccatctctcaTTTCAAGAAGCTTCACACTCCAACCAACCTGATCATTCTCTCTCTGGCTGTGACTGATATGCTTGTAGGGCTTATTGTCATGCCTGTGGATGCCATCAAGCTAATTGAGACATGTTGGTACTTTGGAGACACTTTCTGCGACGTGTTTATGATAATCATGGTACTGCTAATCTCAACATCtatttgtaatttagttttaattgctgTTGATCGTTATGTGGCTGTGTGTCACCCTTTACTCTACCCAAAGAAAATAACaatgactaaaactttaataaGCATCTGTCTCTGCTGGTTTTTCTCTTCAACCTACAATATTGGCTATTCACTTAGTGGCAGATATTTTGCAGCTTCCCAAAGATCAGATGTGTGCTATGGAAAATGCTATTTAGAAATAAGTTTTTCTTGGACATTAACTGACCTTTTCTTTTCCTTCTTGTTACCTTGTACCCTGattataactttatatttgaGGATTTTCTATGTCGCACATCAGCAAGTGAAAGTTATAAACTCCTTGATGAAGAGTGGTAAATGTGTAACAGAAGGATCAGTGAGGAGGAAATCTGAGAGCAAAGCTGCACTGACATTAGGCATAATTGTGACAGTTTATCTGCTTTGGTATATTCCCTATATAGTGTCTGCAACAGGTACTACAGTAATATCTCCTGCCACAGTGACATTTCTATTATGGAGTTTGTATGTTAACTCCGGTCTGAATCCCCTTATTTATGCTTTATTCTACCGCtggtttaaaataacagttaaacACATCTTAACGTTTAAAATATTAGAGCCAGCATCCTCTCTTGTGgacatttttaaagattattaa
- the LOC113054534 gene encoding trace amine-associated receptor 13c-like — MAYETEDHEIQHCFPSINSSCIKGKRSSHEYNVIYMFVSMLSAWTVFLNLLVIISISHFKKLHTPTNLIILSLAVADMLFGLVMPIEAMRLIEICWYFGDTFCGLYTIFIWMLLSSSLSNLVLIAVDRYVAVCNPLLYPQKITMTKTLISICLSWVCTSTYSTAFVISLRTYICYGECSVIMGFSWRVTDLLISFIFPCLLIISLYLRIFYVVHQQVKVINTLMKGAKCVNEVSVRRKSESKAALTLGIIVTVYLLCWIPYYICSISAVSSIAIHVLTWVMYINSGLNPMVYALFYPWFKKTVKLILSLKIFQPASSLVNIFTEH, encoded by the coding sequence ATGGCCTATGAGACAGAGGATCATGAGATTCAACACTGCTTTCCTTCCATCAATTCATCATGTATCAAGGGAAAACGCTCCAGTCATGAATACAATGTCATTTACATGTTTGTATCAATGCTTTCAGCATGGACTGTGTTTCTGAACCTGCTGGtgatcatctccatctctcaTTTCAAGAAGCTTCACACTCCAACCAACCTGATAATTCTCTCTCTAGCAGTGGCTGACATGCTTTTTGGACTTGTGATGCCCATAGAGGCCATGAGGCTGATTGAGATATGTTGGTACTTTGGAGACACTTTCTGTGGACtctatacaatatttatttggaTGCTTCTCTCATCATCTCTTAGTAATTTAGTATTAATTGCTGTTGATCGTTATGTGGCTGTTTGTAACCCTTTACTGTACCCACAGAAAATAACCATGACTAAAACATTAATAAGCATCTGTCTGAGCTGGGTTTGCACTTCAACTTATAGCACTGCCTTTGTAATTTCACTCAGAACATACATTTGTTATGGAGAGTGTTCTGTTATCATGGGTTTTTCTTGGAGAGTCACTGATctgttaatttcttttatttttccttgTCTCCTGATCATATCTTTATATTTGAGGATTTTCTATGTTGTACATCAGCAAGTGAAAGTTATAAACACTCTGATGAAGGGTGCCAAATGCGTAAATGAAGTGTCAGTGAGAAGGAAATCTGAGAGCAAAGCTgctctgacattaggaatcattgTCACAGTTTATCTGCTTTGTTGGATTCCGTACTATATCTGTTCCATTTCAGCAGTTTCCTCCATAGCCATACATGTTTTGACATGGGTCATGTATATTAACTCAGGTCTGAATCCAATGgtatatgctttattttaccCCTGGTTTAAAAAGACAGTTAAACTCATCTTATCTCTGAAAATATTTCAGCCAGCATCCTCTCTGGTCaatatttttacagaacattaa